From Peromyscus maniculatus bairdii isolate BWxNUB_F1_BW_parent chromosome 8, HU_Pman_BW_mat_3.1, whole genome shotgun sequence, a single genomic window includes:
- the Pcyt2 gene encoding ethanolamine-phosphate cytidylyltransferase isoform X9, protein MAAMTWCIMVTPISCARHGPWGTTSSWVCIRMRKLPSIRGPQCLPRRRGTRWYRPSSGWMRWYPLLPTSPHWRHWTNDITLTVDGRDTYEEVKQAGRYRECKRTQGVSTTDLVGRMLLVTKAHHSSQEMSSEYREYADSFGKPPHPTPAGDTLSSEVSSQCPGGQNPWTGVSQFLQTSQKIIQFASGKEPQPGETVIYVAGAFDLFHIGHVDFLEKVHKLAKRPYIIAGLHFDQEVNRYKGKNYPIMNLHERTLSVLACRYVSEVVIGAPYSVTAELLSHFKVDLVCHGKTEIVPDRDGSDPYQVGCPSLGCLWEAGTTILAGLQEPKRRGIFRQIDSGSDLTTDLIVQRIIKNRLEYEARNQKKEAKELAFLEAMRQQEAQPAGETD, encoded by the exons ATGGCTG CTATGACATGGTGCATTATGGTCACTCCAATCAGCTGCGCCAGGCACGGGCCATGGGGGACTACCTCATCGTGGGTGTGCATACGGATG AGGAAATTGCCAAGCATAAGGGGCCCCCAGTGTTTACCCAGGAGGAGAGGTACAAGATGGTACAGGCCATCAAGTGGGTGGATGAGGTGGTACCCGCTGCTCCCTACGTCACCACACTGGAGACACTGGACAA ATGACATCACGTTGACAGTAGATGGCCGAGATACCTATGAGGAAGTGAAGCAGGCTGGGAGGTACAG AGAGTGCAAACGCACCCAGGGTGTGTCCACCACAGACCTCGTGGGTCGCATGCTGCTGGTGACCAAGGCCCACCATAGCAGCCAG GAGATGTCCTCCGAGTATCGGGAATATGCTGACAGTTTTGGCAAG CCCCCTCACCCGACACCTGCCGGGGACACACTTTCCTCAGAAGTCTCCTCCCAG TGTCCTGGGGGGCAGAACCCCTGGACAGGGGTGTCCCAGTTTCTACAGACATCCCAGAAGATCATCCAGTTTGCCTCTGGGAAGGAGCCCCAGCCTGGGGAGACAGTCATCTACGTGGCCGGTGCCTTTGACCTGTTCC ACATCGGGCACGTGGACTTCCTAGAGAAGGTGCATAAGCTAGCCAAGAGGCCCTACATCATCGCCGGCCTACACTTTGACCAG GAAGTAAACCGATACAAGGGCAAGAACTACCCCATCATGAACCTGCACGAGCGGACTCTCAGTGTGCTGGCGTGCCGG TATGTTTCAGAAGTGGTGATTGGGGCACCGTACTCCGTCACAGCAGAGCTCCTGAGTCACTTCAAG GTGGACCTAGTATGTCATGGGAAGACAGAAATTGTACCTGACAGGGATGGCTCTGACCCCTACCAGGTGGGTTGCCCCAGCCTGGGCTGCCTCTGGGAAGCAGGAACAACCATTCTCGCTG GCCTCCAGGAGCCCAAGAGAAGAGGAATCTTCCGTCAGATCGACAGTGGTAGCGACCTCACTACAGACCTGATTGTGCAAAGGATTATCAAGAACAG GTTGGAGTACGAAGCCCGGAATCAGAAGAAGGAAGCCAAGGAATTGGCCTTCCTGGAGGCCATGAGGCAGCAGGAGGCGCAGCCTGCAGGGGAGACTGACTAG
- the Pcyt2 gene encoding ethanolamine-phosphate cytidylyltransferase isoform X5, giving the protein MRRDAQWSLGSLRRYGGRVVCTWCISRLFLVCYDMVHYGHSNQLRQARAMGDYLIVGVHTDEEIAKHKGPPVFTQEERYKMVQAIKWVDEVVPAAPYVTTLETLDKYNCDFCVHGNDITLTVDGRDTYEEVKQAGRYRECKRTQGVSTTDLVGRMLLVTKAHHSSQEMSSEYREYADSFGKPPHPTPAGDTLSSEVSSQCPGGQNPWTGVSQFLQTSQKIIQFASGKEPQPGETVIYVAGAFDLFHIGHVDFLEKVHKLAKRPYIIAGLHFDQEVNRYKGKNYPIMNLHERTLSVLACRYVSEVVIGAPYSVTAELLSHFKVDLVCHGKTEIVPDRDGSDPYQEPKRRGIFRQIDSGSDLTTDLIVQRIIKNRLEYEARNQKKEAKELAFLEAMRQQEAQPAGETD; this is encoded by the exons ATGAGAAGAGATGCGCAATGGTCACTAGGGTCCCTCAGGAGATATGGAGGGAGAGTGGTCTGCACTTGGTGCATTTCtcgtttatttttggtttg CTATGACATGGTGCATTATGGTCACTCCAATCAGCTGCGCCAGGCACGGGCCATGGGGGACTACCTCATCGTGGGTGTGCATACGGATG AGGAAATTGCCAAGCATAAGGGGCCCCCAGTGTTTACCCAGGAGGAGAGGTACAAGATGGTACAGGCCATCAAGTGGGTGGATGAGGTGGTACCCGCTGCTCCCTACGTCACCACACTGGAGACACTGGACAAGTACAACTGTGACTTCTGTGTTCATGGCA ATGACATCACGTTGACAGTAGATGGCCGAGATACCTATGAGGAAGTGAAGCAGGCTGGGAGGTACAG AGAGTGCAAACGCACCCAGGGTGTGTCCACCACAGACCTCGTGGGTCGCATGCTGCTGGTGACCAAGGCCCACCATAGCAGCCAG GAGATGTCCTCCGAGTATCGGGAATATGCTGACAGTTTTGGCAAG CCCCCTCACCCGACACCTGCCGGGGACACACTTTCCTCAGAAGTCTCCTCCCAG TGTCCTGGGGGGCAGAACCCCTGGACAGGGGTGTCCCAGTTTCTACAGACATCCCAGAAGATCATCCAGTTTGCCTCTGGGAAGGAGCCCCAGCCTGGGGAGACAGTCATCTACGTGGCCGGTGCCTTTGACCTGTTCC ACATCGGGCACGTGGACTTCCTAGAGAAGGTGCATAAGCTAGCCAAGAGGCCCTACATCATCGCCGGCCTACACTTTGACCAG GAAGTAAACCGATACAAGGGCAAGAACTACCCCATCATGAACCTGCACGAGCGGACTCTCAGTGTGCTGGCGTGCCGG TATGTTTCAGAAGTGGTGATTGGGGCACCGTACTCCGTCACAGCAGAGCTCCTGAGTCACTTCAAG GTGGACCTAGTATGTCATGGGAAGACAGAAATTGTACCTGACAGGGATGGCTCTGACCCCTACCAG GAGCCCAAGAGAAGAGGAATCTTCCGTCAGATCGACAGTGGTAGCGACCTCACTACAGACCTGATTGTGCAAAGGATTATCAAGAACAG GTTGGAGTACGAAGCCCGGAATCAGAAGAAGGAAGCCAAGGAATTGGCCTTCCTGGAGGCCATGAGGCAGCAGGAGGCGCAGCCTGCAGGGGAGACTGACTAG
- the Pcyt2 gene encoding ethanolamine-phosphate cytidylyltransferase isoform X1 has protein sequence MVHYGHSNQLRQARAMGDYLIVGVHTDEEIAKHKGPPVFTQEERYKMVQAIKWVDEVVPAAPYVTTLETLDKYNCDFCVHGNDITLTVDGRDTYEEVKQAGRYRECKRTQGVSTTDLVGRMLLVTKAHHSSQEMSSEYREYADSFGKPPHPTPAGDTLSSEVSSQCPGGQNPWTGVSQFLQTSQKIIQFASGKEPQPGETVIYVAGAFDLFHIGHVDFLEKVHKLAKRPYIIAGLHFDQEVNRYKGKNYPIMNLHERTLSVLACRYVSEVVIGAPYSVTAELLSHFKVDLVCHGKTEIVPDRDGSDPYQVGCPSLGCLWEAGTTILAGLQEPKRRGIFRQIDSGSDLTTDLIVQRIIKNRLEYEARNQKKEAKELAFLEAMRQQEAQPAGETD, from the exons ATGGTGCATTATGGTCACTCCAATCAGCTGCGCCAGGCACGGGCCATGGGGGACTACCTCATCGTGGGTGTGCATACGGATG AGGAAATTGCCAAGCATAAGGGGCCCCCAGTGTTTACCCAGGAGGAGAGGTACAAGATGGTACAGGCCATCAAGTGGGTGGATGAGGTGGTACCCGCTGCTCCCTACGTCACCACACTGGAGACACTGGACAAGTACAACTGTGACTTCTGTGTTCATGGCA ATGACATCACGTTGACAGTAGATGGCCGAGATACCTATGAGGAAGTGAAGCAGGCTGGGAGGTACAG AGAGTGCAAACGCACCCAGGGTGTGTCCACCACAGACCTCGTGGGTCGCATGCTGCTGGTGACCAAGGCCCACCATAGCAGCCAG GAGATGTCCTCCGAGTATCGGGAATATGCTGACAGTTTTGGCAAG CCCCCTCACCCGACACCTGCCGGGGACACACTTTCCTCAGAAGTCTCCTCCCAG TGTCCTGGGGGGCAGAACCCCTGGACAGGGGTGTCCCAGTTTCTACAGACATCCCAGAAGATCATCCAGTTTGCCTCTGGGAAGGAGCCCCAGCCTGGGGAGACAGTCATCTACGTGGCCGGTGCCTTTGACCTGTTCC ACATCGGGCACGTGGACTTCCTAGAGAAGGTGCATAAGCTAGCCAAGAGGCCCTACATCATCGCCGGCCTACACTTTGACCAG GAAGTAAACCGATACAAGGGCAAGAACTACCCCATCATGAACCTGCACGAGCGGACTCTCAGTGTGCTGGCGTGCCGG TATGTTTCAGAAGTGGTGATTGGGGCACCGTACTCCGTCACAGCAGAGCTCCTGAGTCACTTCAAG GTGGACCTAGTATGTCATGGGAAGACAGAAATTGTACCTGACAGGGATGGCTCTGACCCCTACCAGGTGGGTTGCCCCAGCCTGGGCTGCCTCTGGGAAGCAGGAACAACCATTCTCGCTG GCCTCCAGGAGCCCAAGAGAAGAGGAATCTTCCGTCAGATCGACAGTGGTAGCGACCTCACTACAGACCTGATTGTGCAAAGGATTATCAAGAACAG GTTGGAGTACGAAGCCCGGAATCAGAAGAAGGAAGCCAAGGAATTGGCCTTCCTGGAGGCCATGAGGCAGCAGGAGGCGCAGCCTGCAGGGGAGACTGACTAG
- the Pcyt2 gene encoding ethanolamine-phosphate cytidylyltransferase isoform X14, translating to MAAMTWCIMVTPISCARHGPWGTTSSWVCIRMRKLPSIRGPQCLPRRRGTRWYRPSSGWMRWYPLLPTSPHWRHWTNDITLTVDGRDTYEEVKQAGRYRECKRTQGVSTTDLVGRMLLVTKAHHSSQEMSSEYREYADSFGKCPGGQNPWTGVSQFLQTSQKIIQFASGKEPQPGETVIYVAGAFDLFHIGHVDFLEKVHKLAKRPYIIAGLHFDQEVNRYKGKNYPIMNLHERTLSVLACRYVSEVVIGAPYSVTAELLSHFKVDLVCHGKTEIVPDRDGSDPYQEPKRRGIFRQIDSGSDLTTDLIVQRIIKNRLEYEARNQKKEAKELAFLEAMRQQEAQPAGETD from the exons ATGGCTG CTATGACATGGTGCATTATGGTCACTCCAATCAGCTGCGCCAGGCACGGGCCATGGGGGACTACCTCATCGTGGGTGTGCATACGGATG AGGAAATTGCCAAGCATAAGGGGCCCCCAGTGTTTACCCAGGAGGAGAGGTACAAGATGGTACAGGCCATCAAGTGGGTGGATGAGGTGGTACCCGCTGCTCCCTACGTCACCACACTGGAGACACTGGACAA ATGACATCACGTTGACAGTAGATGGCCGAGATACCTATGAGGAAGTGAAGCAGGCTGGGAGGTACAG AGAGTGCAAACGCACCCAGGGTGTGTCCACCACAGACCTCGTGGGTCGCATGCTGCTGGTGACCAAGGCCCACCATAGCAGCCAG GAGATGTCCTCCGAGTATCGGGAATATGCTGACAGTTTTGGCAAG TGTCCTGGGGGGCAGAACCCCTGGACAGGGGTGTCCCAGTTTCTACAGACATCCCAGAAGATCATCCAGTTTGCCTCTGGGAAGGAGCCCCAGCCTGGGGAGACAGTCATCTACGTGGCCGGTGCCTTTGACCTGTTCC ACATCGGGCACGTGGACTTCCTAGAGAAGGTGCATAAGCTAGCCAAGAGGCCCTACATCATCGCCGGCCTACACTTTGACCAG GAAGTAAACCGATACAAGGGCAAGAACTACCCCATCATGAACCTGCACGAGCGGACTCTCAGTGTGCTGGCGTGCCGG TATGTTTCAGAAGTGGTGATTGGGGCACCGTACTCCGTCACAGCAGAGCTCCTGAGTCACTTCAAG GTGGACCTAGTATGTCATGGGAAGACAGAAATTGTACCTGACAGGGATGGCTCTGACCCCTACCAG GAGCCCAAGAGAAGAGGAATCTTCCGTCAGATCGACAGTGGTAGCGACCTCACTACAGACCTGATTGTGCAAAGGATTATCAAGAACAG GTTGGAGTACGAAGCCCGGAATCAGAAGAAGGAAGCCAAGGAATTGGCCTTCCTGGAGGCCATGAGGCAGCAGGAGGCGCAGCCTGCAGGGGAGACTGACTAG
- the Pcyt2 gene encoding ethanolamine-phosphate cytidylyltransferase isoform X8, with product MRRDAQWSLGSLRRYGGRVVCTWCISRLFLVCYDMVHYGHSNQLRQARAMGDYLIVGVHTDEEIAKHKGPPVFTQEERYKMVQAIKWVDEVVPAAPYVTTLETLDKYNCDFCVHGNDITLTVDGRDTYEEVKQAGRYRECKRTQGVSTTDLVGRMLLVTKAHHSSQEMSSEYREYADSFGKCPGGQNPWTGVSQFLQTSQKIIQFASGKEPQPGETVIYVAGAFDLFHIGHVDFLEKVHKLAKRPYIIAGLHFDQEVNRYKGKNYPIMNLHERTLSVLACRYVSEVVIGAPYSVTAELLSHFKVDLVCHGKTEIVPDRDGSDPYQEPKRRGIFRQIDSGSDLTTDLIVQRIIKNRLEYEARNQKKEAKELAFLEAMRQQEAQPAGETD from the exons ATGAGAAGAGATGCGCAATGGTCACTAGGGTCCCTCAGGAGATATGGAGGGAGAGTGGTCTGCACTTGGTGCATTTCtcgtttatttttggtttg CTATGACATGGTGCATTATGGTCACTCCAATCAGCTGCGCCAGGCACGGGCCATGGGGGACTACCTCATCGTGGGTGTGCATACGGATG AGGAAATTGCCAAGCATAAGGGGCCCCCAGTGTTTACCCAGGAGGAGAGGTACAAGATGGTACAGGCCATCAAGTGGGTGGATGAGGTGGTACCCGCTGCTCCCTACGTCACCACACTGGAGACACTGGACAAGTACAACTGTGACTTCTGTGTTCATGGCA ATGACATCACGTTGACAGTAGATGGCCGAGATACCTATGAGGAAGTGAAGCAGGCTGGGAGGTACAG AGAGTGCAAACGCACCCAGGGTGTGTCCACCACAGACCTCGTGGGTCGCATGCTGCTGGTGACCAAGGCCCACCATAGCAGCCAG GAGATGTCCTCCGAGTATCGGGAATATGCTGACAGTTTTGGCAAG TGTCCTGGGGGGCAGAACCCCTGGACAGGGGTGTCCCAGTTTCTACAGACATCCCAGAAGATCATCCAGTTTGCCTCTGGGAAGGAGCCCCAGCCTGGGGAGACAGTCATCTACGTGGCCGGTGCCTTTGACCTGTTCC ACATCGGGCACGTGGACTTCCTAGAGAAGGTGCATAAGCTAGCCAAGAGGCCCTACATCATCGCCGGCCTACACTTTGACCAG GAAGTAAACCGATACAAGGGCAAGAACTACCCCATCATGAACCTGCACGAGCGGACTCTCAGTGTGCTGGCGTGCCGG TATGTTTCAGAAGTGGTGATTGGGGCACCGTACTCCGTCACAGCAGAGCTCCTGAGTCACTTCAAG GTGGACCTAGTATGTCATGGGAAGACAGAAATTGTACCTGACAGGGATGGCTCTGACCCCTACCAG GAGCCCAAGAGAAGAGGAATCTTCCGTCAGATCGACAGTGGTAGCGACCTCACTACAGACCTGATTGTGCAAAGGATTATCAAGAACAG GTTGGAGTACGAAGCCCGGAATCAGAAGAAGGAAGCCAAGGAATTGGCCTTCCTGGAGGCCATGAGGCAGCAGGAGGCGCAGCCTGCAGGGGAGACTGACTAG
- the Pcyt2 gene encoding ethanolamine-phosphate cytidylyltransferase isoform X13: MEGEWSALGAFLVYFWFAMTWCIMVTPISCARHGPWGTTSSWVCIRMRKLPSIRGPQCLPRRRGTRWYRPSSGWMRWYPLLPTSPHWRHWTNDITLTVDGRDTYEEVKQAGRYRECKRTQGVSTTDLVGRMLLVTKAHHSSQEMSSEYREYADSFGKCPGGQNPWTGVSQFLQTSQKIIQFASGKEPQPGETVIYVAGAFDLFHIGHVDFLEKVHKLAKRPYIIAGLHFDQEVNRYKGKNYPIMNLHERTLSVLACRYVSEVVIGAPYSVTAELLSHFKVDLVCHGKTEIVPDRDGSDPYQEPKRRGIFRQIDSGSDLTTDLIVQRIIKNRLEYEARNQKKEAKELAFLEAMRQQEAQPAGETD, translated from the exons ATGGAGGGAGAGTGGTCTGCACTTGGTGCATTTCtcgtttatttttggtttg CTATGACATGGTGCATTATGGTCACTCCAATCAGCTGCGCCAGGCACGGGCCATGGGGGACTACCTCATCGTGGGTGTGCATACGGATG AGGAAATTGCCAAGCATAAGGGGCCCCCAGTGTTTACCCAGGAGGAGAGGTACAAGATGGTACAGGCCATCAAGTGGGTGGATGAGGTGGTACCCGCTGCTCCCTACGTCACCACACTGGAGACACTGGACAA ATGACATCACGTTGACAGTAGATGGCCGAGATACCTATGAGGAAGTGAAGCAGGCTGGGAGGTACAG AGAGTGCAAACGCACCCAGGGTGTGTCCACCACAGACCTCGTGGGTCGCATGCTGCTGGTGACCAAGGCCCACCATAGCAGCCAG GAGATGTCCTCCGAGTATCGGGAATATGCTGACAGTTTTGGCAAG TGTCCTGGGGGGCAGAACCCCTGGACAGGGGTGTCCCAGTTTCTACAGACATCCCAGAAGATCATCCAGTTTGCCTCTGGGAAGGAGCCCCAGCCTGGGGAGACAGTCATCTACGTGGCCGGTGCCTTTGACCTGTTCC ACATCGGGCACGTGGACTTCCTAGAGAAGGTGCATAAGCTAGCCAAGAGGCCCTACATCATCGCCGGCCTACACTTTGACCAG GAAGTAAACCGATACAAGGGCAAGAACTACCCCATCATGAACCTGCACGAGCGGACTCTCAGTGTGCTGGCGTGCCGG TATGTTTCAGAAGTGGTGATTGGGGCACCGTACTCCGTCACAGCAGAGCTCCTGAGTCACTTCAAG GTGGACCTAGTATGTCATGGGAAGACAGAAATTGTACCTGACAGGGATGGCTCTGACCCCTACCAG GAGCCCAAGAGAAGAGGAATCTTCCGTCAGATCGACAGTGGTAGCGACCTCACTACAGACCTGATTGTGCAAAGGATTATCAAGAACAG GTTGGAGTACGAAGCCCGGAATCAGAAGAAGGAAGCCAAGGAATTGGCCTTCCTGGAGGCCATGAGGCAGCAGGAGGCGCAGCCTGCAGGGGAGACTGACTAG
- the Pcyt2 gene encoding ethanolamine-phosphate cytidylyltransferase isoform X3: protein MVHYGHSNQLRQARAMGDYLIVGVHTDEEIAKHKGPPVFTQEERYKMVQAIKWVDEVVPAAPYVTTLETLDKYNCDFCVHGNDITLTVDGRDTYEEVKQAGRYRECKRTQGVSTTDLVGRMLLVTKAHHSSQEMSSEYREYADSFGKCPGGQNPWTGVSQFLQTSQKIIQFASGKEPQPGETVIYVAGAFDLFHIGHVDFLEKVHKLAKRPYIIAGLHFDQEVNRYKGKNYPIMNLHERTLSVLACRYVSEVVIGAPYSVTAELLSHFKVDLVCHGKTEIVPDRDGSDPYQVGCPSLGCLWEAGTTILAGLQEPKRRGIFRQIDSGSDLTTDLIVQRIIKNRLEYEARNQKKEAKELAFLEAMRQQEAQPAGETD from the exons ATGGTGCATTATGGTCACTCCAATCAGCTGCGCCAGGCACGGGCCATGGGGGACTACCTCATCGTGGGTGTGCATACGGATG AGGAAATTGCCAAGCATAAGGGGCCCCCAGTGTTTACCCAGGAGGAGAGGTACAAGATGGTACAGGCCATCAAGTGGGTGGATGAGGTGGTACCCGCTGCTCCCTACGTCACCACACTGGAGACACTGGACAAGTACAACTGTGACTTCTGTGTTCATGGCA ATGACATCACGTTGACAGTAGATGGCCGAGATACCTATGAGGAAGTGAAGCAGGCTGGGAGGTACAG AGAGTGCAAACGCACCCAGGGTGTGTCCACCACAGACCTCGTGGGTCGCATGCTGCTGGTGACCAAGGCCCACCATAGCAGCCAG GAGATGTCCTCCGAGTATCGGGAATATGCTGACAGTTTTGGCAAG TGTCCTGGGGGGCAGAACCCCTGGACAGGGGTGTCCCAGTTTCTACAGACATCCCAGAAGATCATCCAGTTTGCCTCTGGGAAGGAGCCCCAGCCTGGGGAGACAGTCATCTACGTGGCCGGTGCCTTTGACCTGTTCC ACATCGGGCACGTGGACTTCCTAGAGAAGGTGCATAAGCTAGCCAAGAGGCCCTACATCATCGCCGGCCTACACTTTGACCAG GAAGTAAACCGATACAAGGGCAAGAACTACCCCATCATGAACCTGCACGAGCGGACTCTCAGTGTGCTGGCGTGCCGG TATGTTTCAGAAGTGGTGATTGGGGCACCGTACTCCGTCACAGCAGAGCTCCTGAGTCACTTCAAG GTGGACCTAGTATGTCATGGGAAGACAGAAATTGTACCTGACAGGGATGGCTCTGACCCCTACCAGGTGGGTTGCCCCAGCCTGGGCTGCCTCTGGGAAGCAGGAACAACCATTCTCGCTG GCCTCCAGGAGCCCAAGAGAAGAGGAATCTTCCGTCAGATCGACAGTGGTAGCGACCTCACTACAGACCTGATTGTGCAAAGGATTATCAAGAACAG GTTGGAGTACGAAGCCCGGAATCAGAAGAAGGAAGCCAAGGAATTGGCCTTCCTGGAGGCCATGAGGCAGCAGGAGGCGCAGCCTGCAGGGGAGACTGACTAG
- the Pcyt2 gene encoding ethanolamine-phosphate cytidylyltransferase isoform X7, with protein MEGEWSALGAFLVYFWFAMTWCIMVTPISCARHGPWGTTSSWVCIRMRKLPSIRGPQCLPRRRGTRWYRPSSGWMRWYPLLPTSPHWRHWTNDITLTVDGRDTYEEVKQAGRYRECKRTQGVSTTDLVGRMLLVTKAHHSSQEMSSEYREYADSFGKPPHPTPAGDTLSSEVSSQCPGGQNPWTGVSQFLQTSQKIIQFASGKEPQPGETVIYVAGAFDLFHIGHVDFLEKVHKLAKRPYIIAGLHFDQEVNRYKGKNYPIMNLHERTLSVLACRYVSEVVIGAPYSVTAELLSHFKVDLVCHGKTEIVPDRDGSDPYQVGCPSLGCLWEAGTTILAGLQEPKRRGIFRQIDSGSDLTTDLIVQRIIKNRLEYEARNQKKEAKELAFLEAMRQQEAQPAGETD; from the exons ATGGAGGGAGAGTGGTCTGCACTTGGTGCATTTCtcgtttatttttggtttg CTATGACATGGTGCATTATGGTCACTCCAATCAGCTGCGCCAGGCACGGGCCATGGGGGACTACCTCATCGTGGGTGTGCATACGGATG AGGAAATTGCCAAGCATAAGGGGCCCCCAGTGTTTACCCAGGAGGAGAGGTACAAGATGGTACAGGCCATCAAGTGGGTGGATGAGGTGGTACCCGCTGCTCCCTACGTCACCACACTGGAGACACTGGACAA ATGACATCACGTTGACAGTAGATGGCCGAGATACCTATGAGGAAGTGAAGCAGGCTGGGAGGTACAG AGAGTGCAAACGCACCCAGGGTGTGTCCACCACAGACCTCGTGGGTCGCATGCTGCTGGTGACCAAGGCCCACCATAGCAGCCAG GAGATGTCCTCCGAGTATCGGGAATATGCTGACAGTTTTGGCAAG CCCCCTCACCCGACACCTGCCGGGGACACACTTTCCTCAGAAGTCTCCTCCCAG TGTCCTGGGGGGCAGAACCCCTGGACAGGGGTGTCCCAGTTTCTACAGACATCCCAGAAGATCATCCAGTTTGCCTCTGGGAAGGAGCCCCAGCCTGGGGAGACAGTCATCTACGTGGCCGGTGCCTTTGACCTGTTCC ACATCGGGCACGTGGACTTCCTAGAGAAGGTGCATAAGCTAGCCAAGAGGCCCTACATCATCGCCGGCCTACACTTTGACCAG GAAGTAAACCGATACAAGGGCAAGAACTACCCCATCATGAACCTGCACGAGCGGACTCTCAGTGTGCTGGCGTGCCGG TATGTTTCAGAAGTGGTGATTGGGGCACCGTACTCCGTCACAGCAGAGCTCCTGAGTCACTTCAAG GTGGACCTAGTATGTCATGGGAAGACAGAAATTGTACCTGACAGGGATGGCTCTGACCCCTACCAGGTGGGTTGCCCCAGCCTGGGCTGCCTCTGGGAAGCAGGAACAACCATTCTCGCTG GCCTCCAGGAGCCCAAGAGAAGAGGAATCTTCCGTCAGATCGACAGTGGTAGCGACCTCACTACAGACCTGATTGTGCAAAGGATTATCAAGAACAG GTTGGAGTACGAAGCCCGGAATCAGAAGAAGGAAGCCAAGGAATTGGCCTTCCTGGAGGCCATGAGGCAGCAGGAGGCGCAGCCTGCAGGGGAGACTGACTAG
- the Pcyt2 gene encoding ethanolamine-phosphate cytidylyltransferase isoform X6: MIRNGHGEAGAAGRRVPAGQRAVRVWCDGCYDMVHYGHSNQLRQARAMGDYLIVGVHTDEEIAKHKGPPVFTQEERYKMVQAIKWVDEVVPAAPYVTTLETLDKYNCDFCVHGNDITLTVDGRDTYEEVKQAGRYRECKRTQGVSTTDLVGRMLLVTKAHHSSQEMSSEYREYADSFGKPPHPTPAGDTLSSEVSSQCPGGQNPWTGVSQFLQTSQKIIQFASGKEPQPGETVIYVAGAFDLFHIGHVDFLEKVHKLAKRPYIIAGLHFDQEVNRYKGKNYPIMNLHERTLSVLACRYVSEVVIGAPYSVTAELLSHFKVDLVCHGKTEIVPDRDGSDPYQEPKRRGIFRQIDSGSDLTTDLIVQRIIKNRLEYEARNQKKEAKELAFLEAMRQQEAQPAGETD, encoded by the exons ATGATCCGGAACGGGCACGGCGAGGCCGGCGCTGCTGGGCGGAGGGTCCCGGCGGGCCAGCGCGCAGTGCGGGTGTGGTGCGATGGCTG CTATGACATGGTGCATTATGGTCACTCCAATCAGCTGCGCCAGGCACGGGCCATGGGGGACTACCTCATCGTGGGTGTGCATACGGATG AGGAAATTGCCAAGCATAAGGGGCCCCCAGTGTTTACCCAGGAGGAGAGGTACAAGATGGTACAGGCCATCAAGTGGGTGGATGAGGTGGTACCCGCTGCTCCCTACGTCACCACACTGGAGACACTGGACAAGTACAACTGTGACTTCTGTGTTCATGGCA ATGACATCACGTTGACAGTAGATGGCCGAGATACCTATGAGGAAGTGAAGCAGGCTGGGAGGTACAG AGAGTGCAAACGCACCCAGGGTGTGTCCACCACAGACCTCGTGGGTCGCATGCTGCTGGTGACCAAGGCCCACCATAGCAGCCAG GAGATGTCCTCCGAGTATCGGGAATATGCTGACAGTTTTGGCAAG CCCCCTCACCCGACACCTGCCGGGGACACACTTTCCTCAGAAGTCTCCTCCCAG TGTCCTGGGGGGCAGAACCCCTGGACAGGGGTGTCCCAGTTTCTACAGACATCCCAGAAGATCATCCAGTTTGCCTCTGGGAAGGAGCCCCAGCCTGGGGAGACAGTCATCTACGTGGCCGGTGCCTTTGACCTGTTCC ACATCGGGCACGTGGACTTCCTAGAGAAGGTGCATAAGCTAGCCAAGAGGCCCTACATCATCGCCGGCCTACACTTTGACCAG GAAGTAAACCGATACAAGGGCAAGAACTACCCCATCATGAACCTGCACGAGCGGACTCTCAGTGTGCTGGCGTGCCGG TATGTTTCAGAAGTGGTGATTGGGGCACCGTACTCCGTCACAGCAGAGCTCCTGAGTCACTTCAAG GTGGACCTAGTATGTCATGGGAAGACAGAAATTGTACCTGACAGGGATGGCTCTGACCCCTACCAG GAGCCCAAGAGAAGAGGAATCTTCCGTCAGATCGACAGTGGTAGCGACCTCACTACAGACCTGATTGTGCAAAGGATTATCAAGAACAG GTTGGAGTACGAAGCCCGGAATCAGAAGAAGGAAGCCAAGGAATTGGCCTTCCTGGAGGCCATGAGGCAGCAGGAGGCGCAGCCTGCAGGGGAGACTGACTAG